A section of the Sphaerodactylus townsendi isolate TG3544 linkage group LG11, MPM_Stown_v2.3, whole genome shotgun sequence genome encodes:
- the LOC125441096 gene encoding zinc finger protein 211-like, whose product MAFGKPSWQHRRSHQAGAGIKREERPFLCTKCGESFSWKESLQVHQRTHTAQDGSHACHVCGKTFSRHGNLLTHQRLHTGELPFPCPDCGRSFPSRTSLVAHSRQHRRGGRPFPCPQCRRSFGSADKLLEHQAAHGMKERPVKQEAEP is encoded by the coding sequence ATGGCCTTTGGCAAGCCAAGCTGGCAGCACAGGAGGAGTcaccaagctggagctggcatcAAGAGGGAGGAGAGACCCTTCCTCTGCACCAAGTGCGGGGAGAGCTTCAGCTGGAAGGAGAGCTTGCAGGTGCACCAGAGGACGCACACTGCGCAGGATGGGAGCCACGCCTGCCACGTCTGCGGAAAGACCTTCAGCCGCCACGGGAACCTCCTCACCCACCAGAGGCTGCACACGGGCGAgctgcccttcccctgccccGACTGCGGCCGCAGCTTCCCCAGCCGGACCAGCCTTGTGGCACACAGCAGGCAGCATCGGCGAGGCGGCAggcccttcccctgcccacagtGCCGCCGCTCCTTCGGCTCCGCGGACAAACTCCTGGAGCACCAGGCGGCCCACGGCATGAAGGAGAGGCCCGTCAAGCAAGAGGCTGAGCCGTAG